GCTAGAGCTGCATCGTAATTGATGCAGGTATCATTTGCTTCAGTCCAGTTCATAGGTTTGGTTTTCAGAAAATAGCATGACTCGCCGTATCGCTGCCAGTCAGTAGGGCAGATAGCAGACAGAGCCGTATATGACCCAacaagaaacaacaaaacagcAGTGAGATACATCACAAAAGGGCACTACTATTTCTCTCAAGACAGGATATTTATATCCACCAGTACAATGCGAGAGAAAACTCCGAGAGAATATGAAATGTTTGCTCACTGTACTTTGGTTTTTTATCTAAACAGACTTGACACTACAGTATTGCAGTCAAAATACCAATGAAAGCAGCTCACGCATATAAGGCTCCGTTGTATCAACGAGGACGACACGTTATAATAATTACCTTTTCATCGATTCTGGACTTGGATTTCAATACCACCGTATCGATTAACCTTCCTCTGTTCCGCACGTTTTTACTAACAAGTATTAAAATCTCGAGCCCATGGTCTGCCATCGTGACCTTTAATCAGCAGAACCCTTACCGTGCAGTGTTGTGATTACTTATGACCTTTCTTCATAATACTGTCGATAATAGATGCATAAAGTAACTATAAACATAGAAGCAGCAAGGGTTTAATTACacatttataaataccccagacagtttcgctattcctattggtggagagcgcgtcacgtaggtgtgtataaacctttgtttatgactatTAAAACGTGTTGAAACGTTGGCGTGACaagcgagcttgcacctgttcttataagacagtttctacattcatattggtcgagagcaacggctgaaacagttgtggcCACATCACGCgttacgcgcgacgcgcacagcattcccttataaggagttgtttaaccGAGGGCGACGGagagctttaccatttcatagcaaGAGGGGTGttatgttgaaagaaatcagtgaataattatttcttttgcatttgttttactttttgaccaacaagtgttgatgtttttgaccgaaaagttATTAACAAAAATGGGAATCCAAGTGTGTTTAATCGGTTTTCACCTAGTGGTTTAAACTCGTCCGGGCCTGGTTCTTGCTAATTTATCTCGTCTTTGTCTTCGTCTCGGTAATattattaagaaccaggcctcgtttggattaaaccacaagttgaaaacGTGACGATATTTTGctgtacgtcgaagcacgaaggtctacctccatcgtcgaaggatttgcctgctCCGTAAATCtatgctggttgtttataatacatggaaatactggatccttatgctgcgtcataGTAAAATGTTGCtgtaaacaaagcaccagtctactttcaacattgtgcgacaatgtcacgaTGATTTGACAATTGCAACGTCTGGAAACACGTATTtgctggccttttaccgctgtttttctttctttttttcatttttcgctAACGTGATActttgatgattttattttacagcaacCGTTATCAAAAACATTATGATTcaacacccctaaattgcgtaaacggtgagccggtgtgtccctttaatcatAAATCGACATACGTACGTCGAAATAATACCTAGCGTGCCCACAACTTATTTATTACCTGTGGGTAACGTGCTTTGAACCTATGTCGAATGTACCTGACGtgtcccggtgtggcggtttcaactttccgccgtgtttaGTTTTGCGAATTACCAATAAATACGGTAAtattacgtcatgcgacgcctgcgcacagcaagcgaaagtagtcaattgttagtgccatactgagtcccggaaaactgaacacggccgaagactgaaaccgccacaccggacgACCACAGATTTTACTGAACGTGTTTCTAAAGAACAGCTACCGTATAACGGCGCAGTGACAGTGTTAATGTAAATCGGTTTGTACAAATTGGGTCCGCATGAGGATGCGACGATGtcaaggccctgtcacaccttgacgttttagtcagcgtaCGCCGACGTGTGCGAATTTTAGCGAACACGCTGGCGTTCGTCAAATAAGTTATGGGTAAGTTTTGTATAAATAAGAGAACGCTGAAATACGTCATTGTCAGGCGAGGTCGTCGATAAATGTTGTGCATGCACACAAATTATCGACGTATGCCAGCGTGTGGCTCATTAGTTCCGCATGTTGTAGGTTATACGATCGTTGACACACGTTCACACACGTTACATGTACGTTAATCAAGTCGAGATAATGTCGATAATGGCGTACCCAAAACTTAGTTTTAACTTATGGGTAACGTGTTTTGAACTAATGTCAAACGTATTTTACGTGTTCCGGACGACCACACAACTTACTCAACGTGTTTCTAGCTTACAGCTACCGTATAACGGCGTATTTGGCGCGTTTATAGGAACCGTTTATAAACTGTGGGTTCGCAGGAGGTTTACCACGATGTCTAGTGCAGTTTTTATTTCAATCGTCGAGAGGCACCCTCTTGTGATCGTCGGCATACGCTGCCGCGCACTATGCAGTAGTTGGACTATCGTAGGAGTTGTGAACGCCGTGAACACGCAAGGCAATCGTTATGGAAACCCTCTTTGTATGTTTACGTATACGGTATGCATACGTGCAACTTGTTATGAATACGGTTCGTACACgctcaaagtaaaaaaaaaatcgttagtTCAACGTATGCTAACGTTTTAGAGATATATGCATTCATCGGCATACGCCGactaaaacgtcaaggtgtgacagggcctttaggTGGAAAGTTAAAGGTAAGGGGGTCCCGTGGGAAGAGATATTGAAGCATATCTTCCTCAATACCGTTGACATTGTAAAGTCTTATCTACACTTCACTGcaaaatacacaataataacTCTTTCCCATACACGGAGTACGGagggattttgtttaaactttcagGAATGAAAGATCTGTCCGTCATCACAACATTTAGGAAAAAAATCAGAGGATgaacgataattttttttacattatatcgatgtttatagccattttaggggtgacgttttgtaacaaaaattCCGCCTGGACCCATTCATACACGTTGGCCGCAGCAATAACCAACGGAAAATTTCGGTAAAATGTTTAAGCATTTCATGTAAAACTAACcagtttaacaattgaaaatgctCTTACAATAAGTACTGTTATGTTTTCAGTGCTGCCAAGAGAGAATTTCAGCGGTATTCATGTTATCTtttcttgtttaatattgtcatcacctatttttaaaatggagtGTACCCAAAACGCGCTAGCAAATAATTGCGCAATACCccttccgccccccccccccaaatagtAGGCATTTCATAAGGTTCTTTCGTATCCATTTGTGTTATTTCATTTAATAAAATATATTGTCTTTGACTTTAAGTTAACTTTTTTTCATCTATAAGGAAACAAAGGTAGTTTAGAATTAATTGTGTTTTCTGAGCCCGCTTTGGGTCCCAAATAAATGATTTTAATGAAAGGAACATCTTTGGCCTGATGTTTTGTAAAGCTTTGCAGCACAAGAATACAAAGTAATCATCAATCTGGCCTAGGCGTCAATAGTTGGACGACCTTGTCAAGGtggaaaacctttaaaaatatacatgtttctcaaaaagtgaacgagcgttattcagtgaaacatcattaactaattaaagatgctatgtcagatatTTTGCCCTAAACATTAAAcattgagtgaatggtatttcaaagattATCACCCACTCTagcgaaaacaagtttaacttttacttttcatGGTCAGGAACCAcgacaaaaaacaattaaaacgtttcttataaaacacataagaattggtcacgtgatatgttgtcgggatcccgacaaaaactaattttcactgctactaataattggcggactttttcgagcaatggctcaaatgaaagcttgtaactttctcgacccccatcaaaataccttgaTGGTTTGTATCtcaattttaaatgaaaaatgaattttaaatcaaaatatttgggtcaaatcggccaaaaatctgacatagcatctttaacagtCATCCAAACggttttaaaaagataaaaaaactAACAATCATAACGCACCGTAACAAATTAATAGTTTCATCGCACTTTTTACCTCTTTAATTGTTCAAAAGTATAACAGGTTAAACAAAACATTAGGGTAATTTGAAGAGGCTACATTCGTTCGAGGACGCTATACGTGACAACATGCATAGTTATTTGGATTTCTTGTCTTCTTCTGTTCTGGTTGTAGCAAATTCAATGATTCTCTTTGAATTGTGTTCAGGCTCTGAGACACATTGTACAAAGTCTCAAACTGATGTTTTACATAAAGTTGTGTTTGGTCTTTTTAAAAGCTCAATTTTTATAAACCACTCTGGACGTCAGCCCGACACAGAAAAGACACAAAGAGTAAACTTGTAGCCGGATTGCGGGTAAAGTGTGGTCCGGGAGGTTTTTAGAGCGTACAACATAAATCGCCAGAAATAATCAATCGTTGGATGCCAGGCTTTATTAGACACTGCAGTAGATTTACGTTTTACACACATTTGACTTCGCCACTGGTTTTCTGGTTTATCCAGTCACAATAGTTTGATATCTTGGTGTAGACTCCAGGTTGCCCGACCTGTGCGCAGCTCCTACCCCAGCTAATAATACCGTCGAGCAGTACACCATCATGGTGGGAATCGGGTGCGAAGTTACTGACGATTGGTCCACCGCTGTCACCCTATTTAAAGAAATAAAGCCAATATTTATAAAGCAAAAGTAACGAGcgcttgtgttttttcttcttcttttttaaatactCTGATTGCGTTTCTGACTTAGGTCAAACAAATTGTATTACACAAAAAGTGATCATGCTGAGAAGACCACCATTAATAAAAACGATTTGGCTGAGACCATTTGGGTGAGACAAATTGACTGAAGCGAGACCAACCTCCAGCAAAACGGCGCTCTGATAACTGAGCTTACAAGAAAACTtaagtcaatatctttgtctgGTGGGGCCAACATGTATCGGTACGTTCGATATCTTCCCTGAGTCGACCCCACGTTGCTCACTCGGGTTAACCcgtgacaagagctaatcgaacgaccgCACTCGCCCtttcgtggtgacgtcatgcacctcgcgcacggccccaagtgacccactcgacacgcagggcacttggggctgaccaggtgtggcggtttcaactttccgacgtgttcagttttccgaatgaccaagtACGGTTACATTACGTCATGCAACGcttgcgcacagcaagcgaaagaagtcaatggacccttcccatgaaatatgtaattttcacatagcgcgtgcgcactaacattttggttggcaaaatgagtgaatatcgcgctgttttgtacacggctaatggctgcgtgacgcaggcGCAAttcgcgtctgcttagtgcacaactctatggcgtttgccaaccaacagggtctgtgtGCGCATGCGTGAAGGTagttagcatatttcatgggaagggtccattgttaTATGCTttactgagtcccggaaaactgaacacggcggaagactgaaaccgccacaccggtaagcccctggaatgacgtcaaagctattccaaagtaccggggcagaccagggtcaacccagggaactcatcgaacgcaccctatggtTAACATTGTTGTAGCTCGTGGCCAGTTTAATTGTATTGATGCAGCAACTGGCCTCGACTCGTACATTGTACTGTGTATTTACCCGGCAAGAGTCTTTAATTTCTCCTGGAGCACTAGCGCAGAACATGTTATCACTGATAACCGAGCTTCCGTATGCTATTTTACACTCTTCGTCACTGTCCTTAAAAAGAGTCACCTCTTGCAGCACATCTGGACGTACCCAGTTGATTGCTACATTATCCAAAAAAAGAAACAGTTTAATAGATGCTAACTTTGCAGCgggataaaaacatgtttttttttttttttttttacccacatGCACCGATacgtgtagcactgtatactcagtacttacccgagttatgtgaacaaaaatcacaggcatattacttgggtgggattcgaacccacgacctttgcaattctagggAAGTGTCATACTAATAGGACTGGCTATAGCTATCGGGCAGTCTCGGCAACATCAGTGCATGGGTCCCAAACCTGCACTGTAGGATGTGGAAGATTAATCCTACATAACAACGCGTACGCTCACGAGGTCAACttaatcattttattttgagattGTGGATACCGATGCTGCGCTGCGCATCAGACACTGTGTATTGTGTTCGTAAAGTGCGTGATGGATTTGTctgctacaatcccggccaaaatgcttgggccaccctttCCTAACGTTGTATTCAACAATTCCCTGTGCCCTTCCCATtcacattcaaaacatttgtccccccccccccgcttgACTGTATTAAACTCAGATACAATCGGCAATTGGGAAAACAATCGGCAATtgaaaccaacattgaaagggggcagggggcccaacgagatatggccggggtTGTAGGTTTGTTGTTATCAAGCGTCTGCAAAAAAATCCCCTATAGAATAAATCTCCAAAGACTCCAGTAAGATTGCTTTATGCATAAGTAAACTAACTTACGGTCAATGCTTCCCCAGCCACTAACGAGCATTTCCAATCCCGTCTTTGGCTCGCTTGAAGCGATGCTGATGGCTTGCACGTCGCTGTTGGTAGAGGCAGGTGTGTGCAGATGAAGCAAGGCGATGTCGTTATCCATTGAGTTGAAATCATATTGGCTATGTACAGTCCAAGTACCCCGGATAAACTGCTGATTCGGACCACCGTGTTGATAAATGTTATGATACCCAAGGCCAACGTAGTCTTTGGAACCATCTCCGTAAAGGCTAATTACAAAATAATAGAccgaataaaaacaaaaacaaataatgtaccATCGGTTTGGACCCTTTGCACCACCTTTCAGCACAGCTATATAGTTATGGGTAAATTTGAAGCGTACGAATGTATGCACTGCCTAAAACGGGTGCTGCATTGCCCCCTGACTAAAGAGTATCCAGGTAAAAATTCGGGTTTAAATCGGCATTGACGTGCGTCAAAATGCTTTGAAGTCATGGTTGAGAGTTTGAATCGCTGTACCTCAATGCTTCAACAAAGCGGCCTTACAagttggagctcccaactatgacgtaacGTGAGTGATGACGTATCAGAGCTTTTCACGAATCTTTCAGAATAAAACCTAATAAGGGTAttcacaattaaaatattttatcctcatatgactcgatttccttgttgattgaaaacatttaacatgaagacgagcagagtatgtTTGAAACGTCGGGACTAAACCGGctattttcagagccaccactccttataagagattttacccatggttgtacccgcaagtttactattaatattcatatttatagttacttattctccacaccatgcaaagcttcaaacaccatttattcTACATTAAGTTCAGCATGGAACACGACTTATCGTTTTCGCTCAAGTATGTCTTTAAAAATTTGGTTATTGCCGTAAAAGTAGTAAAGGAAGTCTCTGAATACTTACGCGCAGTGTGCAACGCTGACAACCCAGTTGGGATGAACTAAAGTACCAgcacagaattgttttttagaGGACATCATGATAGCTGCCTGGTAGGGTCGGCTGTGTGGGGTAGACTCATGACCACCAATAATGAGTGAACCCAAACAGCTGGGAATCAGCACAGCTTAAGAGaaataaatatcaaattaaATAGCAGATGAACGAGCAGTGTTGCAGAGTTAATTACAACCGCCTCGATCAGCCGTGAAATGGAAAGATGGTTTTGGGTTCCGGCTTTAGCTCAGTCCGTAGTAATGGAGCATAATGTCAACGCCTCAGTTTCGAAAAGAcccatttttcttttaaaaacaacGGTTACGTGACTCCAAGAAAATTAAATCTTGAGTAGAACCCAAGCCGGAGCCTTATACCGAATAAAGGTATTCGaaggcccggttcatacttcctgtgaatgcgaatgcgacgTGCTGAAATATTGAGAAACATTCTCAACGAAAACGGCGTTGCGACGTAACAACAATCTTAAAGTATTCCcttttgcattcgcaggatatATGAGCCAGGCTTAACCCCTACGGGTTTTTGGTTTTTCTCATCATAtcttttgtaaataattacCAAATATTTACCATCCTTTGTAAGAGGCCAAGATCATTGAAAC
The DNA window shown above is from Asterias amurensis chromosome 18, ASM3211899v1 and carries:
- the LOC139950784 gene encoding trypsin-like is translated as MKGLLFALAVLIPSCLGSLIIGGHESTPHSRPYQAAIMMSSKKQFCAGTLVHPNWVVSVAHCALYGDGSKDYVGLGYHNIYQHGGPNQQFIRGTWTVHSQYDFNSMDNDIALLHLHTPASTNSDVQAISIASSEPKTGLEMLVSGWGSIDPINWVRPDVLQEVTLFKDSDEECKIAYGSSVISDNMFCASAPGEIKDSCRGDSGGPIVSNFAPDSHHDGVLLDGIISWGRSCAQVGQPGVYTKISNYCDWINQKTSGEVKCV